A section of the Oncorhynchus gorbuscha isolate QuinsamMale2020 ecotype Even-year linkage group LG04, OgorEven_v1.0, whole genome shotgun sequence genome encodes:
- the myef2 gene encoding myelin expression factor 2 isoform X1 — protein sequence MADIVQEIIEPIEAETEGTSQDGTNGLKIEPEEDEVLGDVPAEEEDLGLGDDEVLGDEVLGEDDTPLDGDPIDDAPFNDAETLADDPTDAPTQNTKSELKEKMSGGGRKGNRFHPYKEKQVTGDKKGGGGGHRNRVFISNIPYDTKWQAIKDLMREKVGEVTYVELFKDAEGKSRGCGVVEFKDEEFVKKAIEVMNKYDLNGRPLNIMADPDGERARRVLQRTGGMYPGGGGRGQEGGPGGVGVPPSIANNPNVPHEVISSLRVGRLGTTVFVANLDFKVGWKKLKEVFGMAGTVKRADVKEDKDGKSRGMGTVTFEQALEAVQAISMFNGQMLFDRQMHVKMDDKSMPADDFHPVEKAPQLPRGLGGIGMGLGPGGQPINANRLSGGGGMGNMGPAGMEGGYGGMSRLGGFGGMDSMGGFGARDMGRMGDMSYRSGGMGGGMDRDFGRSDMSMSRGFGDSFGGMGGGYGGDMGSFGMGPIGGGLGGLGSRSMERMGSGYDRMGGGMAMNRGFGGYGGAMSDRAKGGCQIFVRNLSYDLTWQKLKEKFSVCGQVMFAEIKMEGGKSKGCGTVRFDSPESANQACRMMNGTKISGREVDVRIDRNA from the exons AGAGCCGGAAGAAGACGAGGTTCTTGGTGATGTCCCTGCAGAAGAAGAGGACCTAGGCCTGGGTGATGACGAGGTCCTTGGAGATGAGGTCCTTGGTGAGGATGATACCCCTCTCGATGGTGACCCTATCGATGACGCCCCTTTCAATGATGCCGAAACCCTTGCAGATGACCCTACTGATGCCCCAACCCAAAATACTAAGTCTGAGCTCAAAGAAAAGATGTCCGGTGGAGGCCGCAAAGGGAACCGCTTCCACCCCTACAAAGAGAAGCAGGTCACTGGGGACAAGAAGGGCGGAGGAGGGGGTCACAGGAACCGTGTGTTCATTAGCAATATCCCCTATGACACGAAGTGGCAGGCTATTAAAGatctgatgagagagaaag TTGGTGAGGTTACATACGTGGAGCTCTTTAAGGATGCTGAAGGAAAGTCAAGG GGATGTGG TGTTGTGGAGTTCAAAGATGAGGAGTTTGTGAAGAAGGCCATAGAAGTCATGAACAAATATGATCTGAATGGAAGACCCCTCAATATCATGGCG GATCCTGATGGTGAGCGTGCTCGGCGTGTGCTGCAGCGTACAGGGGGGATGTACcctggagggggaggcagggggcaGGAGGGGGGaccgggtggtgtaggtgtacCCCCTTCCATCGCTAACAACCCCAACGTCCCCCATGAAGTTATCAGCTCTCTACGGGTCGGGCGCCTAGGGACCACTGTGTTCGTGGCCAAC CTGGACTTCAAGGTGGGCTGGAAGAAGCTGAAGGAGGTGTTTGGTATGGCAGGAACAGTGAAGAGGGCTGACGTGAAGGAGGATAAGGATGGGAAGAGCAGAGGGATGGGGACTGTTACCTTCGAACAGGCCCTGGAGGCTGTACAGGCTATCT CCATGTTCAACGGCCAAATGCTGTTTGACAGACAGATGCATGTTAAGATG gaTGACAAGTCTATGCCAGCTGATGATTTCCACCCGGTGGAGAAAGCTCCTCAGTTACCAC GGGGTCTGGGAGGGATTGGGATGGGCCTGGGACCAGGAGGACAACCTATCAACGCCAACCGgctgagtggtggaggaggaatgggCAACATGGGCCCTGCAG GTATGGAGGGAGGATATGGAGGGATGAGCAGACTAGGAG GGTTCGGTGGCATGGACAGCATGGGGGGATTCGGAGCCAGAGACATGGGACGGATGGGAG ACATGTCCTACCGCTCaggggggatgggaggagggatggacagagacttTGGTCGCAGTGACATGTCTATGAGCAGAGGCTTCGGAGACTCCTTTGGAGGAATGG GAGGAGGTTATGGAGGAGACATGGGCAGTTTTGGCATGGGGCCCATTGGGGGAGGATTAG GTGGCTTGGGCAGCCGGTCCATGGAGCGGATGGGCTCTGGCTATGACCGTATGGGGGGGGGCATGGCCATGAACAGAGGGTTCGGGGGCTACGGAGGAGCCATGTCTGACAGAGCCAAGGGAGGATGTCAGATCTTTGTCAGAAAT ctgTCCTATGACCTGACCTGGCAGAAACTGAAGGAGAAGTTCAGTGTCTGTG GCCAGGTGATGTTTGCAGAGAttaagatggagggaggaaagtCTAAGGGCTGTGGTACGGTCAGGTTTGACTCCCCAGAGAGCGCTAACCAGGCCTGCAGGATGATGAACGGAACCAAGATCAGCGGTCGCGAGGTTGACGTCCGCATCGACCGCAACGCCTAG
- the LOC124033515 gene encoding sodium/potassium/calcium exchanger 5-like, translated as MYRDGVLHKKNRKDFLPYFLGLVLVFYCTVHLVSFIAAAAQEDSHSNRVRRALENETECITTQSSEFPEGFFTLQERKDGGLLIHFMIIFYMLLAVAIVCDDYFLPSLELISDRLGLSQDVAGATFMAAGSSAPEMVTAFLGVFVTKGDIGVSTIVGSAVYNLLGICAACGLLTKVVGRLTCWPLFRDCLAYAISISAVIAIISDNKVYWYDAACLLLVYGVYIVVLCFDLRISECVLRRFSPCCTCLGKGSGDHSETQPLVDTTLRVHRRSRSDSGIFQDDSGYSHISLSLHGLNEIPEDHKSVFSMPENDLKRILWVLSLPAIVILYLTIPDCRRRFWKKWFMFTFFMSAVWISAFTYVLVWMVTIVGETLGIPDTVMGLTLLAAGTSIPDTVASVMVAREGKADMAMSNIVGSNVFDMLCLGLPWFIKTVFVDTVNPVEVNSTGLVFISATLLLSIVFLFVAVHINGWKLDWKLGIVSLFCYVVFATLAILYELGIIGNNPVRLCGD; from the exons ATGTATAGAGACGGAGTGCTGCACAAGAAGAACAGAAAAGACTTTCTACCTTATTTTCTAGGACTAGTTTTAGTTTTCTATTGCACGGTTCATCTTGTGTCTTTCATTGCAGCAGCAGCTCAGGAGGACTCCCATTCCAACAGAGTGCGCCGGGCGCTGG agaatgagacagagtgtATTACAACGCAGTCGTCTGAGTTTCCAGAGGGGTTCTTCACACTACaggagaggaaggatggaggacTCCTCATACACTTTATGATCATATTTTACATGCTGCTGGCAGTTGCTATAGTCTGTGATGACTACTTCCTACCTTCTCTAGAACTTATCAGTGACC GTCTGGGTCTATCTCAGGACGTAGCAGGAGCCACCTTTATGGCAGCAGGCAGCTCTGCTCCTGAAATGGTCACTGCTTTTCTGG GTGTGTTTGTGACAAAGGGAGACATCGGTGTGAGCACCATCGTAGGATCAGCTGTCTACAACCTCCTGGGGATCTGTGCTGCTTGTGGACTCCTGACCAAAGTG GTGGGTCGTCTGACCTGTTGGCCTCTGTTCAGGGACTGTCTAGCTTACGCCATCTCTATCTCTGCTGTTATAGCCATCATTTCAGACAACAAAGTCTactg gtATGATGCAGCCTGTCTGTTGCTGGTCTATGGGGTGTACATCGTAGTGTTGTGTTTTGACCTGAGGATCAGTGAGTGTGTTCTGAGGAGGTTCAGTCCCTGCTGTACTTGCCTGGGGAAAGGTTCCGGGGATCACAGCGAGACACAGCCATTGGTTGACACCACTCTGAGGGTCCACAGACGTTCTAGAAGTGACAGCGGAATCTTCCAGGATGATTCAGGATACTCACACATTTCCCTCAGTCTGCACGGCCTGAATGAGATACCAGAGG accACAAGAGTGTGTTCTCAATGCCAGAGAACGACCTGAAGCGAATCCTGTGGGTGCTGTCCCTCCCGGCCATCGTGATTCTCTACCTGACGATTCCAGACTGCAGGAGACGGTTCTGGAAAAAATGGTTCATGTTCACCTTCTTTATGTCCGCTGTCTGGATCTCAGCCTTCACATACGTACTGGTCTGGATGGTCACTATCgtag GAGAGACTCTGGGTATCCCAGACACAGTGATGGGCCTGACTCTGTTAGCTGCAGGGACCAGTATACCAGACACAGTGGCTAGTGTCATGGTTGCCAGAGAAG GTAAAGCCGATATGGCCATGTCCAACATCGTGGGTTCTAATGTTTTTGACATGCTGTGTCTGGGTCTTCCCTGGTTCATTAAGACAGTGTTTGTGGACACGGTTAACCCTGTGGAGGTCAACAGCACCGGTCTGGTTTTCATCTccgccaccctcctcctctccatcgtCTTTCTCTTCGTGGCGGTCCATATAAACGGCTGGAAGCTGGACTGGAAGCTGGGGATCGTCTCTCTGTTCTGCTATGTTGTTTTTGCCACTCTGGCCATCCTCTACGAACTGGGCATCATAGGGAACAACCCTGTCAGACTGTGTGGCGACTGA
- the myef2 gene encoding myelin expression factor 2 isoform X2, which produces MADIVQEIIEPIEAETEGTSQDGTNGLKIEPEEDEVLGDVPAEEEDLGLGDDEVLGDEVLGEDDTPLDGDPIDDAPFNDAETLADDPTDAPTQNTKSELKEKMSGGGRKGNRFHPYKEKQVTGDKKGGGGGHRNRVFISNIPYDTKWQAIKDLMREKVGEVTYVELFKDAEGKSRGCGVVEFKDEEFVKKAIEVMNKYDLNGRPLNIMADPDGERARRVLQRTGGMYPGGGGRGQEGGPGGVGVPPSIANNPNVPHEVISSLRVGRLGTTVFVANLDFKVGWKKLKEVFGMAGTVKRADVKEDKDGKSRGMGTVTFEQALEAVQAISMFNGQMLFDRQMHVKMDDKSMPADDFHPVEKAPQLPRGLGGIGMGLGPGGQPINANRLSGGGGMGNMGPAGFGGMDSMGGFGARDMGRMGDMSYRSGGMGGGMDRDFGRSDMSMSRGFGDSFGGMGGGYGGDMGSFGMGPIGGGLGGLGSRSMERMGSGYDRMGGGMAMNRGFGGYGGAMSDRAKGGCQIFVRNLSYDLTWQKLKEKFSVCGQVMFAEIKMEGGKSKGCGTVRFDSPESANQACRMMNGTKISGREVDVRIDRNA; this is translated from the exons AGAGCCGGAAGAAGACGAGGTTCTTGGTGATGTCCCTGCAGAAGAAGAGGACCTAGGCCTGGGTGATGACGAGGTCCTTGGAGATGAGGTCCTTGGTGAGGATGATACCCCTCTCGATGGTGACCCTATCGATGACGCCCCTTTCAATGATGCCGAAACCCTTGCAGATGACCCTACTGATGCCCCAACCCAAAATACTAAGTCTGAGCTCAAAGAAAAGATGTCCGGTGGAGGCCGCAAAGGGAACCGCTTCCACCCCTACAAAGAGAAGCAGGTCACTGGGGACAAGAAGGGCGGAGGAGGGGGTCACAGGAACCGTGTGTTCATTAGCAATATCCCCTATGACACGAAGTGGCAGGCTATTAAAGatctgatgagagagaaag TTGGTGAGGTTACATACGTGGAGCTCTTTAAGGATGCTGAAGGAAAGTCAAGG GGATGTGG TGTTGTGGAGTTCAAAGATGAGGAGTTTGTGAAGAAGGCCATAGAAGTCATGAACAAATATGATCTGAATGGAAGACCCCTCAATATCATGGCG GATCCTGATGGTGAGCGTGCTCGGCGTGTGCTGCAGCGTACAGGGGGGATGTACcctggagggggaggcagggggcaGGAGGGGGGaccgggtggtgtaggtgtacCCCCTTCCATCGCTAACAACCCCAACGTCCCCCATGAAGTTATCAGCTCTCTACGGGTCGGGCGCCTAGGGACCACTGTGTTCGTGGCCAAC CTGGACTTCAAGGTGGGCTGGAAGAAGCTGAAGGAGGTGTTTGGTATGGCAGGAACAGTGAAGAGGGCTGACGTGAAGGAGGATAAGGATGGGAAGAGCAGAGGGATGGGGACTGTTACCTTCGAACAGGCCCTGGAGGCTGTACAGGCTATCT CCATGTTCAACGGCCAAATGCTGTTTGACAGACAGATGCATGTTAAGATG gaTGACAAGTCTATGCCAGCTGATGATTTCCACCCGGTGGAGAAAGCTCCTCAGTTACCAC GGGGTCTGGGAGGGATTGGGATGGGCCTGGGACCAGGAGGACAACCTATCAACGCCAACCGgctgagtggtggaggaggaatgggCAACATGGGCCCTGCAG GGTTCGGTGGCATGGACAGCATGGGGGGATTCGGAGCCAGAGACATGGGACGGATGGGAG ACATGTCCTACCGCTCaggggggatgggaggagggatggacagagacttTGGTCGCAGTGACATGTCTATGAGCAGAGGCTTCGGAGACTCCTTTGGAGGAATGG GAGGAGGTTATGGAGGAGACATGGGCAGTTTTGGCATGGGGCCCATTGGGGGAGGATTAG GTGGCTTGGGCAGCCGGTCCATGGAGCGGATGGGCTCTGGCTATGACCGTATGGGGGGGGGCATGGCCATGAACAGAGGGTTCGGGGGCTACGGAGGAGCCATGTCTGACAGAGCCAAGGGAGGATGTCAGATCTTTGTCAGAAAT ctgTCCTATGACCTGACCTGGCAGAAACTGAAGGAGAAGTTCAGTGTCTGTG GCCAGGTGATGTTTGCAGAGAttaagatggagggaggaaagtCTAAGGGCTGTGGTACGGTCAGGTTTGACTCCCCAGAGAGCGCTAACCAGGCCTGCAGGATGATGAACGGAACCAAGATCAGCGGTCGCGAGGTTGACGTCCGCATCGACCGCAACGCCTAG
- the myef2 gene encoding myelin expression factor 2 isoform X3, with amino-acid sequence MADIVQEIIEPIEAETEGTSQDGTNGLKIEPEEDEVLGDVPAEEEDLGLGDDEVLGDEVLGEDDTPLDGDPIDDAPFNDAETLADDPTDAPTQNTKSELKEKMSGGGRKGNRFHPYKEKQVTGDKKGGGGGHRNRVFISNIPYDTKWQAIKDLMREKVGEVTYVELFKDAEGKSRGCGVVEFKDEEFVKKAIEVMNKYDLNGRPLNIMADPDGERARRVLQRTGGMYPGGGGRGQEGGPGGVGVPPSIANNPNVPHEVISSLRVGRLGTTVFVANLDFKVGWKKLKEVFGMAGTVKRADVKEDKDGKSRGMGTVTFEQALEAVQAISMFNGQMLFDRQMHVKMDDKSMPADDFHPVEKAPQLPRGLGGIGMGLGPGGQPINANRLSGGGGMGNMGPAGMEGGYGGMSRLGGFGGMDSMGGFGARDMGRMGDMSYRSGGMGGGMDRDFGRSDMSMSRGFGDSFGGMGGLGSRSMERMGSGYDRMGGGMAMNRGFGGYGGAMSDRAKGGCQIFVRNLSYDLTWQKLKEKFSVCGQVMFAEIKMEGGKSKGCGTVRFDSPESANQACRMMNGTKISGREVDVRIDRNA; translated from the exons AGAGCCGGAAGAAGACGAGGTTCTTGGTGATGTCCCTGCAGAAGAAGAGGACCTAGGCCTGGGTGATGACGAGGTCCTTGGAGATGAGGTCCTTGGTGAGGATGATACCCCTCTCGATGGTGACCCTATCGATGACGCCCCTTTCAATGATGCCGAAACCCTTGCAGATGACCCTACTGATGCCCCAACCCAAAATACTAAGTCTGAGCTCAAAGAAAAGATGTCCGGTGGAGGCCGCAAAGGGAACCGCTTCCACCCCTACAAAGAGAAGCAGGTCACTGGGGACAAGAAGGGCGGAGGAGGGGGTCACAGGAACCGTGTGTTCATTAGCAATATCCCCTATGACACGAAGTGGCAGGCTATTAAAGatctgatgagagagaaag TTGGTGAGGTTACATACGTGGAGCTCTTTAAGGATGCTGAAGGAAAGTCAAGG GGATGTGG TGTTGTGGAGTTCAAAGATGAGGAGTTTGTGAAGAAGGCCATAGAAGTCATGAACAAATATGATCTGAATGGAAGACCCCTCAATATCATGGCG GATCCTGATGGTGAGCGTGCTCGGCGTGTGCTGCAGCGTACAGGGGGGATGTACcctggagggggaggcagggggcaGGAGGGGGGaccgggtggtgtaggtgtacCCCCTTCCATCGCTAACAACCCCAACGTCCCCCATGAAGTTATCAGCTCTCTACGGGTCGGGCGCCTAGGGACCACTGTGTTCGTGGCCAAC CTGGACTTCAAGGTGGGCTGGAAGAAGCTGAAGGAGGTGTTTGGTATGGCAGGAACAGTGAAGAGGGCTGACGTGAAGGAGGATAAGGATGGGAAGAGCAGAGGGATGGGGACTGTTACCTTCGAACAGGCCCTGGAGGCTGTACAGGCTATCT CCATGTTCAACGGCCAAATGCTGTTTGACAGACAGATGCATGTTAAGATG gaTGACAAGTCTATGCCAGCTGATGATTTCCACCCGGTGGAGAAAGCTCCTCAGTTACCAC GGGGTCTGGGAGGGATTGGGATGGGCCTGGGACCAGGAGGACAACCTATCAACGCCAACCGgctgagtggtggaggaggaatgggCAACATGGGCCCTGCAG GTATGGAGGGAGGATATGGAGGGATGAGCAGACTAGGAG GGTTCGGTGGCATGGACAGCATGGGGGGATTCGGAGCCAGAGACATGGGACGGATGGGAG ACATGTCCTACCGCTCaggggggatgggaggagggatggacagagacttTGGTCGCAGTGACATGTCTATGAGCAGAGGCTTCGGAGACTCCTTTGGAGGAATGG GTGGCTTGGGCAGCCGGTCCATGGAGCGGATGGGCTCTGGCTATGACCGTATGGGGGGGGGCATGGCCATGAACAGAGGGTTCGGGGGCTACGGAGGAGCCATGTCTGACAGAGCCAAGGGAGGATGTCAGATCTTTGTCAGAAAT ctgTCCTATGACCTGACCTGGCAGAAACTGAAGGAGAAGTTCAGTGTCTGTG GCCAGGTGATGTTTGCAGAGAttaagatggagggaggaaagtCTAAGGGCTGTGGTACGGTCAGGTTTGACTCCCCAGAGAGCGCTAACCAGGCCTGCAGGATGATGAACGGAACCAAGATCAGCGGTCGCGAGGTTGACGTCCGCATCGACCGCAACGCCTAG